A stretch of Stigmatopora argus isolate UIUO_Sarg chromosome 22, RoL_Sarg_1.0, whole genome shotgun sequence DNA encodes these proteins:
- the thsd1 gene encoding thrombospondin type-1 domain-containing protein 1 isoform X2, translated as MTQAVSLLSLLLGLIGYALGGLNIWPSFHVALSNASVFVDFISNPNSSLIGQLSLSLIDMDTNATLLTRTLPNNNSAGRAEFSCTCFLYAGTFRFLLTQTSTNEEQTFNGTRRSESTTWWWSSELRVQWPTFHIAVERIGISTNEHFRACSGILDPALLLEVSFMQYNQIGRKGINKVQARTQLPIRPLRSQTVTLPCAFPFTEKDFIQVSLRSLHSAQELKSSVRLYLSNIFPYKLQVERANTYRSGCEETVTVKLISPPCAHIDGKVLLYKDSVVGRRVAISSGAGAGGTTAMGFGEEEPPSPPLAFNWLTQGENETEFNCSVFYPGRSKYCFRFFFNYSRSPSPAQTCLVVHRSEESWGPWKQWSVCSASCGEGIRERARDCLLPSGGEGKQCTGMKKKQSLCSLEDCSALPAPSPSLPPILAGFSPLDGNMAAFAGISICLAVILATVVITVWRKLYRTPQCSSIRRGSAHSPGGRKLSAEASICGNSLQRPGQIPFLGPPLPQTMVLPLSEDPGRLSPTGQKVLPPIFGYRLAQQQLKEMKKKGLKEDTQLYHVSSSPVHDTSIENQISRNDPHDPTPITISLSELPSANRLSSRVDLVSAPQVSGSKWRDRTADWVEMVKRSGIADVTARPMGNTDHNNPNFRRTASFSDTKPPLLSSGHFRDRSMTQVGCRTLPEGNSWIKERRERPSFNSYSIPEHDTPKLCHSKGQSSGQRIANSILSHSNEVKHAGTNTSQNHEDHYGIVEKLVNCDLGSTAQKGISGIGGPLTSPDIQYGPNLSVERAEQNWNRRGPSPIQRNMLARKLKEAQACSNDKVRQRSATFSVPPSYRSKDDGRLRPGSGCYVGNKSFTYTLSEAERKILDFSPTYAEEES; from the exons ATGACACAAGCTGTCTCACTGCTCTCGCTGTTGCTGGGGCTCATTGGATATG CTTTGGGAGGGCTCAACATCTGGCCCTCCTTCCACGTCGCCCTTAGCAACGCCAGTGTGTTCGTGGACTTCATCTCAAATCCCAACAGCAGTCTGATCGGCCAACTTAGCCTCTCCCTGATCGACATGGACACAAACGCAACCCTGCTGACCAGGACCCTGCCCAACAACAATTCTGCCGGTCGGGCGGAGTTCAGCTGCACCTGTTTCCTGTATGCTGGAACTTTCCGCTTCCTGCTCACGCAAACCAGCACCAATGAGGAGCAGACCTTCAATGGGACAAGGCGTTCGGAGAGTACCACTTGGTGGTGGAGTTCAGAACTGCGGGTGCAGTGGCCCACCTTTCACATCGCCGTGGAGAGG ATCGGAATTTCCACCAACGAACACTTCCGGGCTTGCTCCGGCATCCTGGACCCTGCTCTCCTCCTTGAAGTCAGTTTCATGCAGTACAACCAAATTGGGCGAAAAGGCATCAACAAGGTGCAAGCCCGCACTCAACTTCCAATCCGACCACTGCGCTCCCAGACCGTCACGCTTCCCTGTGCATTCCCTTTCACGGAAAAAGACTTCATCCAAGTGTCACTCCGTTCTCTCCATTCAGCGCAAGAGTTAAAAAGTTCCGTTCGTCTCTACCTGTCCAACATCTTCCCCTATAAGCTCCAAGTGGAACGCGCCAATACCTACAGAAGCGGGTGCGAAGAGACTGTGACCGTGAAGCTCATCAGCCCACCGTGCGCTCACATTGATGGGAAAGTATTGTTGTATAAGGATAGCGTTGTTGGAAGAAGGGTCGCCATCTCCTCCGGGGCAGGAGCAGGGGGAACAACGGCGATGGGCTTCGGGGAAGAGGAGCCGCCATCTCCTCCTTTGGCCTTTAACTGGCTCACTCAAGGAGAGAACGAAACGGAATTCAACTGCTCTGTTTTTTACCCGGGAAGGAGTAAGTACTGCTTCCGATTTTTCTTTAACTACAGTCGCTCGCCTAGCCCGGCTCAGACATGCCTGGTGGTACACAGGAGTGAAG AATCGTGGGGGCCCTGGAAACAGTGGAGCGTCTGCAGTGCGAGCTGTGGCGAGGGCATCAGGGAACGTGCACGCGACTGTTTATTGCCCTCTGGGGGGGAAGGAAAGCAATGCACTGGAATGAAGAAGAAACAGTCACTTTGCTCCCTAGAAGACTGCTCAG CGTTGCCGGCACCTTCTCCATCCCTTCCTCCGATACTCGCGGGATTTTCCCCCCTCGATGGCAACATGGCAGCATTTGCCGGGATTTCCATCTGCCTAGCCGTTATCCTTGCCACCGTGGTGATTACGGTCTGGAGGAAGCTCTACCGCACCCCTCAGTGCAGCTCCATCCGTAGAGGGTCCGCTCATTCCCCCGGCGGGCGCAAACTCTCCGCCGAGGCCTCCATTTGCGGCAACAGCCTTCAAAGGCCCGGTCAGATCCCTTTTTTGGGTCCGCCTCTTCCTCAGACGATGGTATTGCCACTATCAGAGGATCCAGGAAGGTTGTCTCCCACTGGTCAAAAGGTGCTGCCTCCCATTTTTGG GTATCGATTAGCTCAACAGCAGTTAAAAGAAATGAAGAAGAAGGGCTTAAAAGAAGACACGCAGTTGTACCACGTTTCCTCCAGCCCGGTTCATGATACCTCCATCGAAAACCAAATTTCAAGAAATGACCCCCATGACCCCACGCCAATCACGATCTCCCTTTCGGAGCTTCCGTCGGCAAACCGACTGAGTTCCAGAGTGGACCTTGTCTCGGCCCCTCAAGTTTCTGGCTCCAAGTGGCGCGACCGCACTGCTGATTGGGTGGAGATGGTTAAGAGGAGCGGCATAGCGGATGTCACAGCGAGACCCATGGGAAACACGGACCACAACAATCCAAATTTCCGCCGAACTGCCAGTTTTTCAGACACGAAGCCTCCGCTTCTATCTTCAGGACACTTCCGAGACAGGAGTATGACTCAG gtGGGTTGTCGGACGCTTCCTGAAGGAAACTCTTGGATcaaagagaggagagagaggccTTCATTTAACTCCTATTCCATTCCAGAGCACGACACCCCAAAGTTATGCCATTCTAAAGGTCAGAGTAGCGGCCAGAGGATAGCAAATTCCATTCTATCTCATAGTAATGAAGTGAAACACGCAGGAACCAACACCTCACAGAACCATGAGGACCACTATGGTATCGTGGAAAAACTGGTGAACTGCGATCTTGGAAGCACTGCTCAGAAGGGAATCTCGGGGATCGGCGGTCCGCTCACGAGTCCTGACATTCAATACGGGCCGAATCTGAGTGTAGAACGGGCCGAGCAAAACTGGAACCGCCGTGGTCCATCGCCTATCCAGAGGAACATGCTGGCACGGAAATTAAAGGAAGCTCAGGCTTGCTCGAACGACAAAGTACGTCAGCGTAGCGCCACCTTCAGTGTGCCACCATCGTATCGCAGCAAAGACGATGGCCGCTTGCGTCCTGGTTCTGGATGCTATGTTGGGAACAAAAGCTTTACTTACACCCTGAGCGAAGCGGAACGAAAAATTCTGGACTTTTCGCCAACATACGCAGAAGAAGAGAGCTGA
- the thsd1 gene encoding thrombospondin type-1 domain-containing protein 1 isoform X1 has protein sequence MTQAVSLLSLLLGLIGYALGGLNIWPSFHVALSNASVFVDFISNPNSSLIGQLSLSLIDMDTNATLLTRTLPNNNSAGRAEFSCTCFLYAGTFRFLLTQTSTNEEQTFNGTRRSESTTWWWSSELRVQWPTFHIAVERVGNHSGAFQIGISTNEHFRACSGILDPALLLEVSFMQYNQIGRKGINKVQARTQLPIRPLRSQTVTLPCAFPFTEKDFIQVSLRSLHSAQELKSSVRLYLSNIFPYKLQVERANTYRSGCEETVTVKLISPPCAHIDGKVLLYKDSVVGRRVAISSGAGAGGTTAMGFGEEEPPSPPLAFNWLTQGENETEFNCSVFYPGRSKYCFRFFFNYSRSPSPAQTCLVVHRSEESWGPWKQWSVCSASCGEGIRERARDCLLPSGGEGKQCTGMKKKQSLCSLEDCSALPAPSPSLPPILAGFSPLDGNMAAFAGISICLAVILATVVITVWRKLYRTPQCSSIRRGSAHSPGGRKLSAEASICGNSLQRPGQIPFLGPPLPQTMVLPLSEDPGRLSPTGQKVLPPIFGYRLAQQQLKEMKKKGLKEDTQLYHVSSSPVHDTSIENQISRNDPHDPTPITISLSELPSANRLSSRVDLVSAPQVSGSKWRDRTADWVEMVKRSGIADVTARPMGNTDHNNPNFRRTASFSDTKPPLLSSGHFRDRSMTQVGCRTLPEGNSWIKERRERPSFNSYSIPEHDTPKLCHSKGQSSGQRIANSILSHSNEVKHAGTNTSQNHEDHYGIVEKLVNCDLGSTAQKGISGIGGPLTSPDIQYGPNLSVERAEQNWNRRGPSPIQRNMLARKLKEAQACSNDKVRQRSATFSVPPSYRSKDDGRLRPGSGCYVGNKSFTYTLSEAERKILDFSPTYAEEES, from the exons ATGACACAAGCTGTCTCACTGCTCTCGCTGTTGCTGGGGCTCATTGGATATG CTTTGGGAGGGCTCAACATCTGGCCCTCCTTCCACGTCGCCCTTAGCAACGCCAGTGTGTTCGTGGACTTCATCTCAAATCCCAACAGCAGTCTGATCGGCCAACTTAGCCTCTCCCTGATCGACATGGACACAAACGCAACCCTGCTGACCAGGACCCTGCCCAACAACAATTCTGCCGGTCGGGCGGAGTTCAGCTGCACCTGTTTCCTGTATGCTGGAACTTTCCGCTTCCTGCTCACGCAAACCAGCACCAATGAGGAGCAGACCTTCAATGGGACAAGGCGTTCGGAGAGTACCACTTGGTGGTGGAGTTCAGAACTGCGGGTGCAGTGGCCCACCTTTCACATCGCCGTGGAGAGGGTCGGAAACCACTCGGGAGCTTTCCAG ATCGGAATTTCCACCAACGAACACTTCCGGGCTTGCTCCGGCATCCTGGACCCTGCTCTCCTCCTTGAAGTCAGTTTCATGCAGTACAACCAAATTGGGCGAAAAGGCATCAACAAGGTGCAAGCCCGCACTCAACTTCCAATCCGACCACTGCGCTCCCAGACCGTCACGCTTCCCTGTGCATTCCCTTTCACGGAAAAAGACTTCATCCAAGTGTCACTCCGTTCTCTCCATTCAGCGCAAGAGTTAAAAAGTTCCGTTCGTCTCTACCTGTCCAACATCTTCCCCTATAAGCTCCAAGTGGAACGCGCCAATACCTACAGAAGCGGGTGCGAAGAGACTGTGACCGTGAAGCTCATCAGCCCACCGTGCGCTCACATTGATGGGAAAGTATTGTTGTATAAGGATAGCGTTGTTGGAAGAAGGGTCGCCATCTCCTCCGGGGCAGGAGCAGGGGGAACAACGGCGATGGGCTTCGGGGAAGAGGAGCCGCCATCTCCTCCTTTGGCCTTTAACTGGCTCACTCAAGGAGAGAACGAAACGGAATTCAACTGCTCTGTTTTTTACCCGGGAAGGAGTAAGTACTGCTTCCGATTTTTCTTTAACTACAGTCGCTCGCCTAGCCCGGCTCAGACATGCCTGGTGGTACACAGGAGTGAAG AATCGTGGGGGCCCTGGAAACAGTGGAGCGTCTGCAGTGCGAGCTGTGGCGAGGGCATCAGGGAACGTGCACGCGACTGTTTATTGCCCTCTGGGGGGGAAGGAAAGCAATGCACTGGAATGAAGAAGAAACAGTCACTTTGCTCCCTAGAAGACTGCTCAG CGTTGCCGGCACCTTCTCCATCCCTTCCTCCGATACTCGCGGGATTTTCCCCCCTCGATGGCAACATGGCAGCATTTGCCGGGATTTCCATCTGCCTAGCCGTTATCCTTGCCACCGTGGTGATTACGGTCTGGAGGAAGCTCTACCGCACCCCTCAGTGCAGCTCCATCCGTAGAGGGTCCGCTCATTCCCCCGGCGGGCGCAAACTCTCCGCCGAGGCCTCCATTTGCGGCAACAGCCTTCAAAGGCCCGGTCAGATCCCTTTTTTGGGTCCGCCTCTTCCTCAGACGATGGTATTGCCACTATCAGAGGATCCAGGAAGGTTGTCTCCCACTGGTCAAAAGGTGCTGCCTCCCATTTTTGG GTATCGATTAGCTCAACAGCAGTTAAAAGAAATGAAGAAGAAGGGCTTAAAAGAAGACACGCAGTTGTACCACGTTTCCTCCAGCCCGGTTCATGATACCTCCATCGAAAACCAAATTTCAAGAAATGACCCCCATGACCCCACGCCAATCACGATCTCCCTTTCGGAGCTTCCGTCGGCAAACCGACTGAGTTCCAGAGTGGACCTTGTCTCGGCCCCTCAAGTTTCTGGCTCCAAGTGGCGCGACCGCACTGCTGATTGGGTGGAGATGGTTAAGAGGAGCGGCATAGCGGATGTCACAGCGAGACCCATGGGAAACACGGACCACAACAATCCAAATTTCCGCCGAACTGCCAGTTTTTCAGACACGAAGCCTCCGCTTCTATCTTCAGGACACTTCCGAGACAGGAGTATGACTCAG gtGGGTTGTCGGACGCTTCCTGAAGGAAACTCTTGGATcaaagagaggagagagaggccTTCATTTAACTCCTATTCCATTCCAGAGCACGACACCCCAAAGTTATGCCATTCTAAAGGTCAGAGTAGCGGCCAGAGGATAGCAAATTCCATTCTATCTCATAGTAATGAAGTGAAACACGCAGGAACCAACACCTCACAGAACCATGAGGACCACTATGGTATCGTGGAAAAACTGGTGAACTGCGATCTTGGAAGCACTGCTCAGAAGGGAATCTCGGGGATCGGCGGTCCGCTCACGAGTCCTGACATTCAATACGGGCCGAATCTGAGTGTAGAACGGGCCGAGCAAAACTGGAACCGCCGTGGTCCATCGCCTATCCAGAGGAACATGCTGGCACGGAAATTAAAGGAAGCTCAGGCTTGCTCGAACGACAAAGTACGTCAGCGTAGCGCCACCTTCAGTGTGCCACCATCGTATCGCAGCAAAGACGATGGCCGCTTGCGTCCTGGTTCTGGATGCTATGTTGGGAACAAAAGCTTTACTTACACCCTGAGCGAAGCGGAACGAAAAATTCTGGACTTTTCGCCAACATACGCAGAAGAAGAGAGCTGA
- the thsd1 gene encoding thrombospondin type-1 domain-containing protein 1 isoform X3 yields the protein MTQAVSLLSLLLGLIGYALGGLNIWPSFHVALSNASVFVDFISNPNSSLIGQLSLSLIDMDTNATLLTRTLPNNNSAGRAEFSCTCFLYAGTFRFLLTQTSTNEEQTFNGTRRSESTTWWWSSELRVQWPTFHIAVERVGNHSGAFQIGISTNEHFRACSGILDPALLLEVSFMQYNQIGRKGINKVQARTQLPIRPLRSQTVTLPCAFPFTEKDFIQVSLRSLHSAQELKSSVRLYLSNIFPYKLQVERANTYRSGCEETVTVKLISPPCAHIDGKVLLYKDSVVGRRVAISSGAGAGGTTAMGFGEEEPPSPPLAFNWLTQGENETEFNCSVFYPGRSKYCFRFFFNYSRSPSPAQTCLVVHRSEESWGPWKQWSVCSASCGEGIRERARDCLLPSGGEGKQCTGMKKKQSLCSLEDCSALPAPSPSLPPILAGFSPLDGNMAAFAGISICLAVILATVVITVWRKLYRTPQCSSIRRGSAHSPGGRKLSAEASICGNSLQRPGQIPFLGPPLPQTMVLPLSEDPGRLSPTGQKVLPPIFGYRLAQQQLKEMKKKGLKEDTQLYHVSSSPVHDTSIENQISRNDPHDPTPITISLSELPSANRLSSRVDLVSAPQVSGSKWRDRTADWVEMVKRSGIADVTARPMGNTDHNNPNFRRTASFSDTKPPLLSSGHFRDRSMTQVGCRTLPEGNSWIKERRERPSFNSYSIPEHDTPKLCHSKGTNTSQNHEDHYGIVEKLVNCDLGSTAQKGISGIGGPLTSPDIQYGPNLSVERAEQNWNRRGPSPIQRNMLARKLKEAQACSNDKVRQRSATFSVPPSYRSKDDGRLRPGSGCYVGNKSFTYTLSEAERKILDFSPTYAEEES from the exons ATGACACAAGCTGTCTCACTGCTCTCGCTGTTGCTGGGGCTCATTGGATATG CTTTGGGAGGGCTCAACATCTGGCCCTCCTTCCACGTCGCCCTTAGCAACGCCAGTGTGTTCGTGGACTTCATCTCAAATCCCAACAGCAGTCTGATCGGCCAACTTAGCCTCTCCCTGATCGACATGGACACAAACGCAACCCTGCTGACCAGGACCCTGCCCAACAACAATTCTGCCGGTCGGGCGGAGTTCAGCTGCACCTGTTTCCTGTATGCTGGAACTTTCCGCTTCCTGCTCACGCAAACCAGCACCAATGAGGAGCAGACCTTCAATGGGACAAGGCGTTCGGAGAGTACCACTTGGTGGTGGAGTTCAGAACTGCGGGTGCAGTGGCCCACCTTTCACATCGCCGTGGAGAGGGTCGGAAACCACTCGGGAGCTTTCCAG ATCGGAATTTCCACCAACGAACACTTCCGGGCTTGCTCCGGCATCCTGGACCCTGCTCTCCTCCTTGAAGTCAGTTTCATGCAGTACAACCAAATTGGGCGAAAAGGCATCAACAAGGTGCAAGCCCGCACTCAACTTCCAATCCGACCACTGCGCTCCCAGACCGTCACGCTTCCCTGTGCATTCCCTTTCACGGAAAAAGACTTCATCCAAGTGTCACTCCGTTCTCTCCATTCAGCGCAAGAGTTAAAAAGTTCCGTTCGTCTCTACCTGTCCAACATCTTCCCCTATAAGCTCCAAGTGGAACGCGCCAATACCTACAGAAGCGGGTGCGAAGAGACTGTGACCGTGAAGCTCATCAGCCCACCGTGCGCTCACATTGATGGGAAAGTATTGTTGTATAAGGATAGCGTTGTTGGAAGAAGGGTCGCCATCTCCTCCGGGGCAGGAGCAGGGGGAACAACGGCGATGGGCTTCGGGGAAGAGGAGCCGCCATCTCCTCCTTTGGCCTTTAACTGGCTCACTCAAGGAGAGAACGAAACGGAATTCAACTGCTCTGTTTTTTACCCGGGAAGGAGTAAGTACTGCTTCCGATTTTTCTTTAACTACAGTCGCTCGCCTAGCCCGGCTCAGACATGCCTGGTGGTACACAGGAGTGAAG AATCGTGGGGGCCCTGGAAACAGTGGAGCGTCTGCAGTGCGAGCTGTGGCGAGGGCATCAGGGAACGTGCACGCGACTGTTTATTGCCCTCTGGGGGGGAAGGAAAGCAATGCACTGGAATGAAGAAGAAACAGTCACTTTGCTCCCTAGAAGACTGCTCAG CGTTGCCGGCACCTTCTCCATCCCTTCCTCCGATACTCGCGGGATTTTCCCCCCTCGATGGCAACATGGCAGCATTTGCCGGGATTTCCATCTGCCTAGCCGTTATCCTTGCCACCGTGGTGATTACGGTCTGGAGGAAGCTCTACCGCACCCCTCAGTGCAGCTCCATCCGTAGAGGGTCCGCTCATTCCCCCGGCGGGCGCAAACTCTCCGCCGAGGCCTCCATTTGCGGCAACAGCCTTCAAAGGCCCGGTCAGATCCCTTTTTTGGGTCCGCCTCTTCCTCAGACGATGGTATTGCCACTATCAGAGGATCCAGGAAGGTTGTCTCCCACTGGTCAAAAGGTGCTGCCTCCCATTTTTGG GTATCGATTAGCTCAACAGCAGTTAAAAGAAATGAAGAAGAAGGGCTTAAAAGAAGACACGCAGTTGTACCACGTTTCCTCCAGCCCGGTTCATGATACCTCCATCGAAAACCAAATTTCAAGAAATGACCCCCATGACCCCACGCCAATCACGATCTCCCTTTCGGAGCTTCCGTCGGCAAACCGACTGAGTTCCAGAGTGGACCTTGTCTCGGCCCCTCAAGTTTCTGGCTCCAAGTGGCGCGACCGCACTGCTGATTGGGTGGAGATGGTTAAGAGGAGCGGCATAGCGGATGTCACAGCGAGACCCATGGGAAACACGGACCACAACAATCCAAATTTCCGCCGAACTGCCAGTTTTTCAGACACGAAGCCTCCGCTTCTATCTTCAGGACACTTCCGAGACAGGAGTATGACTCAG gtGGGTTGTCGGACGCTTCCTGAAGGAAACTCTTGGATcaaagagaggagagagaggccTTCATTTAACTCCTATTCCATTCCAGAGCACGACACCCCAAAGTTATGCCATTCTAAAG GAACCAACACCTCACAGAACCATGAGGACCACTATGGTATCGTGGAAAAACTGGTGAACTGCGATCTTGGAAGCACTGCTCAGAAGGGAATCTCGGGGATCGGCGGTCCGCTCACGAGTCCTGACATTCAATACGGGCCGAATCTGAGTGTAGAACGGGCCGAGCAAAACTGGAACCGCCGTGGTCCATCGCCTATCCAGAGGAACATGCTGGCACGGAAATTAAAGGAAGCTCAGGCTTGCTCGAACGACAAAGTACGTCAGCGTAGCGCCACCTTCAGTGTGCCACCATCGTATCGCAGCAAAGACGATGGCCGCTTGCGTCCTGGTTCTGGATGCTATGTTGGGAACAAAAGCTTTACTTACACCCTGAGCGAAGCGGAACGAAAAATTCTGGACTTTTCGCCAACATACGCAGAAGAAGAGAGCTGA
- the thsd1 gene encoding thrombospondin type-1 domain-containing protein 1 isoform X4, which produces MTQAVSLLSLLLGLIGYALGGLNIWPSFHVALSNASVFVDFISNPNSSLIGQLSLSLIDMDTNATLLTRTLPNNNSAGRAEFSCTCFLYAGTFRFLLTQTSTNEEQTFNGTRRSESTTWWWSSELRVQWPTFHIAVERVGNHSGAFQIGISTNEHFRACSGILDPALLLEVSFMQYNQIGRKGINKVQARTQLPIRPLRSQTVTLPCAFPFTEKDFIQVSLRSLHSAQELKSSVRLYLSNIFPYKLQVERANTYRSGCEETVTVKLISPPCAHIDGKVLLYKDSVVGRRVAISSGAGAGGTTAMGFGEEEPPSPPLAFNWLTQGENETEFNCSVFYPGRKSWGPWKQWSVCSASCGEGIRERARDCLLPSGGEGKQCTGMKKKQSLCSLEDCSALPAPSPSLPPILAGFSPLDGNMAAFAGISICLAVILATVVITVWRKLYRTPQCSSIRRGSAHSPGGRKLSAEASICGNSLQRPGQIPFLGPPLPQTMVLPLSEDPGRLSPTGQKVLPPIFGYRLAQQQLKEMKKKGLKEDTQLYHVSSSPVHDTSIENQISRNDPHDPTPITISLSELPSANRLSSRVDLVSAPQVSGSKWRDRTADWVEMVKRSGIADVTARPMGNTDHNNPNFRRTASFSDTKPPLLSSGHFRDRSMTQVGCRTLPEGNSWIKERRERPSFNSYSIPEHDTPKLCHSKGQSSGQRIANSILSHSNEVKHAGTNTSQNHEDHYGIVEKLVNCDLGSTAQKGISGIGGPLTSPDIQYGPNLSVERAEQNWNRRGPSPIQRNMLARKLKEAQACSNDKVRQRSATFSVPPSYRSKDDGRLRPGSGCYVGNKSFTYTLSEAERKILDFSPTYAEEES; this is translated from the exons ATGACACAAGCTGTCTCACTGCTCTCGCTGTTGCTGGGGCTCATTGGATATG CTTTGGGAGGGCTCAACATCTGGCCCTCCTTCCACGTCGCCCTTAGCAACGCCAGTGTGTTCGTGGACTTCATCTCAAATCCCAACAGCAGTCTGATCGGCCAACTTAGCCTCTCCCTGATCGACATGGACACAAACGCAACCCTGCTGACCAGGACCCTGCCCAACAACAATTCTGCCGGTCGGGCGGAGTTCAGCTGCACCTGTTTCCTGTATGCTGGAACTTTCCGCTTCCTGCTCACGCAAACCAGCACCAATGAGGAGCAGACCTTCAATGGGACAAGGCGTTCGGAGAGTACCACTTGGTGGTGGAGTTCAGAACTGCGGGTGCAGTGGCCCACCTTTCACATCGCCGTGGAGAGGGTCGGAAACCACTCGGGAGCTTTCCAG ATCGGAATTTCCACCAACGAACACTTCCGGGCTTGCTCCGGCATCCTGGACCCTGCTCTCCTCCTTGAAGTCAGTTTCATGCAGTACAACCAAATTGGGCGAAAAGGCATCAACAAGGTGCAAGCCCGCACTCAACTTCCAATCCGACCACTGCGCTCCCAGACCGTCACGCTTCCCTGTGCATTCCCTTTCACGGAAAAAGACTTCATCCAAGTGTCACTCCGTTCTCTCCATTCAGCGCAAGAGTTAAAAAGTTCCGTTCGTCTCTACCTGTCCAACATCTTCCCCTATAAGCTCCAAGTGGAACGCGCCAATACCTACAGAAGCGGGTGCGAAGAGACTGTGACCGTGAAGCTCATCAGCCCACCGTGCGCTCACATTGATGGGAAAGTATTGTTGTATAAGGATAGCGTTGTTGGAAGAAGGGTCGCCATCTCCTCCGGGGCAGGAGCAGGGGGAACAACGGCGATGGGCTTCGGGGAAGAGGAGCCGCCATCTCCTCCTTTGGCCTTTAACTGGCTCACTCAAGGAGAGAACGAAACGGAATTCAACTGCTCTGTTTTTTACCCGGGAAGGA AATCGTGGGGGCCCTGGAAACAGTGGAGCGTCTGCAGTGCGAGCTGTGGCGAGGGCATCAGGGAACGTGCACGCGACTGTTTATTGCCCTCTGGGGGGGAAGGAAAGCAATGCACTGGAATGAAGAAGAAACAGTCACTTTGCTCCCTAGAAGACTGCTCAG CGTTGCCGGCACCTTCTCCATCCCTTCCTCCGATACTCGCGGGATTTTCCCCCCTCGATGGCAACATGGCAGCATTTGCCGGGATTTCCATCTGCCTAGCCGTTATCCTTGCCACCGTGGTGATTACGGTCTGGAGGAAGCTCTACCGCACCCCTCAGTGCAGCTCCATCCGTAGAGGGTCCGCTCATTCCCCCGGCGGGCGCAAACTCTCCGCCGAGGCCTCCATTTGCGGCAACAGCCTTCAAAGGCCCGGTCAGATCCCTTTTTTGGGTCCGCCTCTTCCTCAGACGATGGTATTGCCACTATCAGAGGATCCAGGAAGGTTGTCTCCCACTGGTCAAAAGGTGCTGCCTCCCATTTTTGG GTATCGATTAGCTCAACAGCAGTTAAAAGAAATGAAGAAGAAGGGCTTAAAAGAAGACACGCAGTTGTACCACGTTTCCTCCAGCCCGGTTCATGATACCTCCATCGAAAACCAAATTTCAAGAAATGACCCCCATGACCCCACGCCAATCACGATCTCCCTTTCGGAGCTTCCGTCGGCAAACCGACTGAGTTCCAGAGTGGACCTTGTCTCGGCCCCTCAAGTTTCTGGCTCCAAGTGGCGCGACCGCACTGCTGATTGGGTGGAGATGGTTAAGAGGAGCGGCATAGCGGATGTCACAGCGAGACCCATGGGAAACACGGACCACAACAATCCAAATTTCCGCCGAACTGCCAGTTTTTCAGACACGAAGCCTCCGCTTCTATCTTCAGGACACTTCCGAGACAGGAGTATGACTCAG gtGGGTTGTCGGACGCTTCCTGAAGGAAACTCTTGGATcaaagagaggagagagaggccTTCATTTAACTCCTATTCCATTCCAGAGCACGACACCCCAAAGTTATGCCATTCTAAAGGTCAGAGTAGCGGCCAGAGGATAGCAAATTCCATTCTATCTCATAGTAATGAAGTGAAACACGCAGGAACCAACACCTCACAGAACCATGAGGACCACTATGGTATCGTGGAAAAACTGGTGAACTGCGATCTTGGAAGCACTGCTCAGAAGGGAATCTCGGGGATCGGCGGTCCGCTCACGAGTCCTGACATTCAATACGGGCCGAATCTGAGTGTAGAACGGGCCGAGCAAAACTGGAACCGCCGTGGTCCATCGCCTATCCAGAGGAACATGCTGGCACGGAAATTAAAGGAAGCTCAGGCTTGCTCGAACGACAAAGTACGTCAGCGTAGCGCCACCTTCAGTGTGCCACCATCGTATCGCAGCAAAGACGATGGCCGCTTGCGTCCTGGTTCTGGATGCTATGTTGGGAACAAAAGCTTTACTTACACCCTGAGCGAAGCGGAACGAAAAATTCTGGACTTTTCGCCAACATACGCAGAAGAAGAGAGCTGA